TGTAAtcgtatcttattttgatatgcatatAACTTttcatgaaacacggacatcgacaTGAAGGGCCCAAACCGTATTTTAATGAGTTTCACTcagcagattcaaaaaattgaatcaaatcttTGGGacaccaaaaatggagcatgattTTATCAAATAGCGTTTGATGACATTCCTCTaggaatttttctcgaagcattcatatcttgataagttataattttgataggatttgaTCTGCCTAATATCagactatgctatctgaaccagatataatcttgataagagcatatcaaaaactgatataatttagctatgatcgaatagattttttgatataatttgagatattttaacatcctacgattactgaattataactcattcagatagaaaaaaaattagtatcaaaatatctcatcttgatataattttgtttttccctcctgatcgggaagcgTATCCACTACTTAGGACATTATAATTAATCATTTAagacgataaaaaaaacatttttcaacttctaaCTTAAGTTTCGCTATATTCACCATTTTAATCCCTATTTCGCCATTTTcaaggtgaaatttttttttagcgtaaaaaatcgaaaaactactgtaattaTTGTTCTGGGAATCtatgttataaataattttcttcattGGAGCATTGTCTGATGAGGGCTACTTCCTAATTCAATCGGGCCAATTCGGCTTATTTTTTCTCCAGGTATGCTAATTTTTGTCAGATCAATACACAATACGCTGTGGCTGTGGCTGTTCTGGAATGATACGGaaagcaatttgaaactcctcaAGTAAgcataagcactaaagcttttGATTTTATAGCTTTATACCAGAATTCAAGTActaaattacactatatcagcacatcaagtgcaattttgcattaTAACAGCCTTTTGAGTGCGATGCTGCATCATATTAGAATTATAGGACCACTCCTTTAAAATGCAACTAGTTATCTGTTTtgcaaaatgattttgaaatgcaacatagcTCTCAATCAACTGGCATCACGAAAgcttgctttaatgctttttagcactatgtaagcactacagtggcaataggccaaagcacattagcattgattgTTGCTGAATTAGGGCACCagttgctagaaatttgattcaaataggaAGAGATACGCTTAACATGCATAAGTGAATATCAACATAAGACAAATTCAGTCCAGAGTACAAATCAAAAATAGTCATAAGATGTTTTTATcatagatattttgaaaacatgttagGATCAAAGGCTGGAGCCTTGAatctgataaataaataaaaataaataaagcacACAAATTTTGTCATTCTAAAGTGCGTGTCACGTATAACGAAAATTTAATGTATTCCTGCTACTTACCCAGTCGTTACGGACTATACCTGATCAGGGGCTATGGAACGttcataaaaatgtattttgaccAGCAGCCAAGATAGAAAAATTAATACGGTTGAAAAGTTGTTTGTAAAAGGTTCAATTTTTGTCGATGCAAtaatctttatttatttattcgtcTTTGGTTAATGGACCTTACAGACTTTGTATCTTAAGATTAAGGAAAACTGATTGAAACTTTTATCAACATTTATCTAACGGGTGATTCCGGCCGTACGTAGTACAGTGATATGGCATCTAGAGAAACTGGCGTTGAAGAAGTGTTTGGGTCGAGATATACATGTTGACACGTTGGAGAATATATGGGGAATCAATTCGGCAGGTTCGGGTATTAAAAATCATAGTTTGCTGCTACTCGGCTCGACGTTTTTCGCAGAATTGATCAGGCTGCATCTTTGTTCATACGGTGGCAGTCAATGTGGattattctgaattctgaattcgtACGAGGATTGAGTGTTCTGAGGAGCCCTAACCTATACGGCGTACTCCATGATGCTGCGCACTGAAGAGCAGTAGACGGCTTTAAGGGCATAAATATCGTCGAAATCGTCGAAACTTTTTGCAGCAGTAAGCGCAATGTGCTCAGAAATTGTGAATTTGCTATCCACTTTAACACATAAATCAACAATAGAATTCACGTTCTCCAAACTCACACCAGAAAGTTGGTAAGTCGTGATGAGCAATATTACGTGAACGTGAGAATTTGACCATCATTCTTTTGCGTTCGCCTTCGTTCAGTTTGAGTGGCACCAGTCCTCTTGTTTGGCAATCTCGTTTTGTAAGGCGAAGCAATTAAATTCGCTAAGCACTTTCCTAAAGAGTTTTTTATCGTCGGCATACATGAGCTTGTCAGATTGAAGCGTTGTAAACTAgtcaattacaaaaatgataaacaaaacagGTCCGAGGTGACTACCTTGCGGTACCCCAGACGGCGTTGCAAATTTGCTTGAGCGTGAATTTTCAAAAGCCTTCGTGAAGTCGATGTAAACAGAATCCACTTGACATACTTTCTCCAGATTGTTGAcagttgaccttttttttttaacgaaaccatGTTGTGAATCAGCGATCAAGGGTTCAAGGCCAGAAAACTGTAAACGCTTTAGAAAAAGTCAACAAACATATTCGTGGATTCCGGcaaattaaagggtgatacggtcaaaatttggccaaggcaaaacgcgtgtaaatcggtgaaatcgtttatttaaaaaatcaaaataaatttctttttcaagtttaattagtataaaattcaggagaaATATATtgagttaggcttccgcttttccaaatccgaattgccgggccttacgcttaacccctgccatcagattttgtacagccaccttgtccaccttcttcgccacagaaagccagtttgccttgaactgctgctcgtccttagcagtttttttggtcttctttaggttccgcttgacaataacccagtatttctcaatttagcggagctctggcgtgttgggagggttcttgtcctttggggaccacctgcacgttgttggcggcgtaccactccatggcctttttaccgtaatggcaagatgccaaatccggccaaaacagtacggaacaaccgtgtttcttcaggaaaggcagcagacgtttattcaaacactctttcacgtaaatttcttggttgacagtcccgaagctatgaaaatgctgcttttcaagccacaggtacagatggcttgccaaaccagatattttttcgcgaactttgacagtttcatgtgtttgaaattatctgctatctttccccttccttttgccgtataaaactcctgtccaggaagctgcttgtagtcggctttgacgtaggtttcgtcgtccattaccacgcagtcaaacttcgtcagcatcgtcgtgtacagcctccgggatcgcgctttggccgtcgtattttgtttatcatcgcgatttggagtcactaccttcttgtaagtcgatagtccggctcgttttttggctcgatgcacggttgtagacgatacacccagtttatttgcggcatctcgtagagagaggttagggtttcgcttgaaactatcggcaactctttttgtcgtctcagcggcttccagacttcctggctgtcgacaaacattccccaaacactttaattacatttgtaacggttgatttggcaacttttagcgattttgccagctctgcgtgcgagtagctcggattttcgcgatgcgtgagcaaaattttgatacgctgctcttcttccttggacggcattttgtcaactgaagagtgagttccaaaatcaaaataggagcaacattctacacacacacaccttcaaaatgaggggtgttcaggttttttaaatgcaaaattgaaagaaatacgtcaagttgatattgaccaaattttgaccgtatcaccctttattgccTAATTTAAGTTGTTAACCCTtaataaatcttaattttcaacgaaACCTTGTTCAGTAaattaattaatgaaaataCTGTTTAACAATAATGACGAACCATAATCGTTTTACTCTTAAAGTTGTTAAAATTATCATCTACCTACCCATGATCAGCGACTTACGGGTGGCCGGTGCCGCGAAATGCATgtacaactttttgtttttaccGATCCATGCAGACGTCCGACTTCGGTAAAGGTTAATCCCAATCACACCAGAAGAAGAAAGTACTACGAACGAACAGACAAGTCGGTATATGATTCACCTATCTGCCGGTCGGCGCCGGCCAACGGGTAAGTGTTAACTATTTCGGATCGAAACAAAATCTGGGTCACTTTCTTACTGATCGGTTTCGCCTTCAGTCGCTTACCGGGTTTGAACGGGGTTGGATGTTACGTATTTTATTTACTATTTctgaaaagtaattttttgtgaGATATCAATGAAGTTTGGAGTGAAGATTCTAGTTTTGGTACTGGTTGGCACAGTTGGAAGCGTTCTAACTCAAGAACCGAACGGTGGTCCACCCCATCCAGACAGTTTTGGCGCGCCCGATTTCAGTTTTGGAGATGGCGATTTCACTATCAATTATTTCAAGGCTCTGTACAGTCCAGAGATCAATACAGCAGTATCGCCGATAGCTTTGAGACTTCCAATGGCAGTTTTCTATGAGGCTGCTGGATCCTCGTTGGATCACGTCGTACAAAAATCCTTCTATCTGCCGGATTCGAAATTGGAAACCACCAATAATGCGATAAAATTCGTACaagaaattcatgaaaataagtATCTGACCATGAGTTACAAACTATTGAAAGATAAGCGTCCTTTTAGTGAACACTTTAACTCATCTGTGGCGAAAGTGCTGGGCTTAGTTCCGGAGGAAGTCTCGTTTAGTCGATCCTCGCCTATTGTAAAATCCGTCAATGCATGGGCCAGTTTTATTTCTAAAGGAAAAATCGCAGACTTTTTCCTAGATCAACTTCCTAGTAACGTTACAGAAATGTTTTTGGGTAACACTGTAACGCTGGAAGCTCGATGGGCCGAAATGTTTCCTCTGGCCAACACCGATCAGCGAAAGTTTAACTACCGCACTGGACCACGTGATACTGCTATGATGCGGGAAAGCATAGAAGTGTTGCACAGTTCCGTCGAAAATTACCAAGCGATCCAGATTCCGTTCAGCGAGGACAGTGATTTGGCCATGTGGATCCTTCTGCCTGGTGAGGGGAAAACCATCAGAAATCTAGTAGAAAATTTGAGCTCCGAAATGCTTTACGAGATTGAAACTACTGCCATGCCAAAGTTGGTTGACATTACGTTGCCCCGGTTTGAAATCCAGTCGTTGCACCGGATGGAAGATGTACTCACTCGGATGGGCCATGGGGAACTGTTTGAGCTGCAGGATTTCGAGATCTTCCAGGGTCGCAAATCGATGCTTCCTGACTTGCGGCAGCATAGTTATCTCAAAATTAACGAAGACGGTACCGGAGTTCCTGATAGTATgggttagtaaaaaaaataataagtgtacctaaacagcttaaaattgaTTGTAAAAAATTACCTGTTTCCAGCTTCTACCATCTACCGCCGATCGGACAATATTGCCTTCAATGCGGATGaaccttttgtttttattatcaaaaaaatcacttcCGATGTCATTGTGTTTATTGGACACTATTCCAATTAGatttacattaattttaaattcttaatgaTATAAGCAAATAttagcaaataaaacaaaacttgcaGTTTTGGCTAACTTTTTATGGTCAGTTATGTTTTATTAATCAAATGACTCAACTGCAAACGACCAAACAGAACAGCAGGCGTCGATCGAATTGATAGCTCATCATGTGTCTTTCTTCCGTTTTTTCC
This sequence is a window from Uranotaenia lowii strain MFRU-FL chromosome 3, ASM2978415v1, whole genome shotgun sequence. Protein-coding genes within it:
- the LOC129756631 gene encoding serpin B6-like, which translates into the protein MKFGVKILVLVLVGTVGSVLTQEPNGGPPHPDSFGAPDFSFGDGDFTINYFKALYSPEINTAVSPIALRLPMAVFYEAAGSSLDHVVQKSFYLPDSKLETTNNAIKFVQEIHENKYLTMSYKLLKDKRPFSEHFNSSVAKVLGLVPEEVSFSRSSPIVKSVNAWASFISKGKIADFFLDQLPSNVTEMFLGNTVTLEARWAEMFPLANTDQRKFNYRTGPRDTAMMRESIEVLHSSVENYQAIQIPFSEDSDLAMWILLPGEGKTIRNLVENLSSEMLYEIETTAMPKLVDITLPRFEIQSLHRMEDVLTRMGHGELFELQDFEIFQGRKSMLPDLRQHSYLKINEDGTGVPDSMASTIYRRSDNIAFNADEPFVFIIKKITSDVIVFIGHYSN